CGAACCCAAAAAGAAATAACgttttttaaaatgttagttatcaacaaaacaaaagtaagaaataaaacaaaaaactctaTTAACAAATccacttttatttttaagttgcgTTATTTAATAGAAACAAGCGATGttacaataaaaaatcaaattaaatttaaactCGTTGTTCTAAATGACTTTTCACATTGTTCAGTCTTATTCGCGAGTGCATTgatatttatacatttatacagggtgacgaAACTGTAGAGCTAGAAAAGTTGTGTCGGGCACATTTGGAAACGAACAAAATGGCACGTAGTTTTCCCCAATTTTCTACATCCCAAGAAAAATCGTTTCTTTATAATATCTACAGAATTCGCAGATTTTACTTGAAGAATTTCACTAATGTTTTTGTGTAGTGTTCGACAATAATTCGGCCATTATTAACTTTCATTCGCACACTTTTCATGCTCCGTACAGTTTGCTTTGCCCTGTATTTTTAGCTACTAACTTTGCTTTATATCAAAACTTGTATACGCGCCGTTTGTTAcagacttttaattaaaacattcgCATAATACAGTGATGAAGCGTTTGCGATTGTTTTCTGATGCATAACGCGGGCAGAGTCCGCAGTGCAGTACCGGGGAATACTGGTAATGTCCGCTACTTCGGACAATACACAGTGGGCGTCAAGTGATATTGATCAATTCAGACTCAATTTGCATGGAAAATAGTCAGTCAATAGCTGGTTGCACGTTTAAGGTTAACTGTAATTTCAGTAATGGATATCCGTCGAGCACATATCCAATAGAGTGAATATTAATATCTTTAAAACTGGTTAGAATTTTTTACGAACAAAAATCAACTCCTCAAATCACTAAAAAGGTTCGTCCATCGTCTCTAATAAATGAGAATGCAGTACGTCGCCATTTTAAACCACAATTTACTTATTCGatttataataaaatgctaTATATTACGATAGTATTACATCGTTATGATGGCACAATGTTTATATTTGATGGTATGGAGGATAATATTCCACGTGAATTCGCGCCAAGTAGGTAGTTTATATtgaatatttacaattttataatgTAGTAAGATGCCCCGTCAACTATATTTATGCTGGTggaacaataaaattacaacTCTATTAAATATGTGTTACTAAGGAGTCTCTTAAACTAAACAATACAGctattaacataattaattcgAGGACCTACTTCAACACAGATTAGGGATACAAATACTAAGTAATTAGCGTCTGTAATGAAATTACGTACGGCCTAAAGCCTTCGCTTAAGCCAATTAAGTGATCTATTAGAAACTATACATTCAGTGGCACTAGATTAAGATCTTACATTATCTTCAGCTCAAATATTATCTAGATACACTTTAATATCGTcagtttaataaaaaatgagcaAATAAATACAGATATGATGTCTATCTCTTACGATTGCTatacttatttacttaaatatttgtttcagTGACATTGTCATACATTTCAGTTTTCGGTTTTATTTATGTgcttatttatgtaaataatgtatagCGTGCTTACGAGCTAGGTTGCttgtgataaaatataatactaAACATTTCGTAGTATTCACATTATCGTACATGCtacgttttaaattaattattttatattaccaACAGATATCTACACTTAAATACCTGCTAGATAACAAATTAGTAAAATAAGCAGTCGTTACCTATCAGGTATGTTTATTTAACTAAAGTTAATGtcattattacatttaaatgcCTGGGTCCATCACAACCTTAGGAAAAGTCAGAAAgcagtcaaaataaaaatgcataaatgaataaacaaataaaattttcacaCTTCCACTGAAATAATAACTAAATAACGTCTaacaaaaattaataacaaaaatcaTATTAAGTACATTGCCATATACCGCAAGTAGTAGAATTATACTGTTATCGTAATGTTAGATTCAATGAGATTCATTAGCTAAATGAAAGATCGCGCGATGGAGAAGTTTGAAGCTGTTAATTAACGCCATCTAGCGtcgtaaatattaataaataattagtcTTAGCACTAGTCGTCAGTCCACTTCAGGGCTGTCCACAAAATAGAGTAATTACTCGGGAACAAGGGCGGAAAATAAACTTATGAGTGGTATGACAAGGCATGACGGGTTCTTTTTTTAGAGAGTCATGCTTGGAAACACTTATTTTGGCCACTACTATGGACAAAGCTTAAGAGCGAGCTATAGCAAAAGCTAAGCTATGCTGTGTTAAGTTTGATATTTTGATATGCGAGCGGCTAATTTACATTGACATACccttctaaccccctttttcTTCAGTACATGTAAGTATGGAAGAAGGCACATCAAACCaaaataagggttccttgtcaggactacggaaccctaaaaatatgtGGCGCTTTACCTAGTTGTGCTAGGtgctattttataacataatatattattatagtctGGTGTGCCGTCAACCCTACAATAAAAAAAGGAATTCCGCCTCCCTCGTGGTTCTCAAAATGTTTAGAGTAGGAATGTTGAAATTACAACACTGAAGCGCTTCACGTTAATTGTCCTCTTGAACAAACTTCTTGTCAAGTGTTAAGATATCCTTAAGGATCCTACGCCTTGCAAACTTTAATAAAACGAAGCAAGAATATGGGCCTTAACCTTCAAAAGAATCAGTTAAGTAACATTCCGTGTAACCTGCAACACTTATTTTATAGCGCAACCCTGTTCTTCATGTTCAAACTTACTTTACTaagtaaatatataaataatattttgtactgTTACAAGTCCGTAAACACCTCGAATATGGCTCTCATTTAATATCACATTTTGAATTTTTCCACATAGCAATGTACCGAAGTACGCTCTCTGGCAATACTGGATGATTACACGTACTGTCGATTGGTGGGGCCATTTTTCCTGGAGTGGGGTAGTGTGTCGTCGTTGCTGCCATTGTTTCCGCAGTTATTATTGTGGAGGAATGACATCTCCACGCCTCCATCGCCACCCTACGTTGGGAAAAAGTAAATTAGTCGCTGACATTTCACGAGATATTAATTGCAGACTAGTGTCCACTACAGAGTTGAGTCGAGTGAGTCGACACTCGAATTTATGATTTATAATTTTGAGGAAGGCTTAGGCCGTTTTGAGTGGTGGGAGCCTGATGTCCTGTAACACAAGTATTTTATACCTGGCTCAGGCATCAGTCTCACACAAACTTGTGACTGAAACTTAATGTAATGTACCTGTACTCTGTATTATAAGTTTGTGATGGGAAAAacaaactattttattattattattataattgggtgattaaaactgaaaattgaATACGCATATTACTTACCTCAGCGTGCATAGGATTGGCAGTAATGGTGATGGGCACCTTGGCTTGAATGTAGCCGTTAGCGCCCCCGGTCTCGGGCACGGATCCTTTCTCTTCTGAAAATTACAAATCCTGTTTTAATAAGTAACGATATTGTGTGAAGGGCCATTGATGTTACGTCACACACCCTATAATAATACTGCGTGAAAGCTTTTATATTTGAGGGCTTAACCGTAACATGATAATGTGTGACAATGAGTTAAGAAAAAAGACAAAACCAAATGGATTTTAAACTCTACGCTCCTAAGTGAGATCAAAATCAATTGAAACAATTGCTCAAAAACTCGCGGTTTTTAACAGCCTAGTActgggtttcccaaactatgggtcgcgacccagtgGTGGGGTCGCGAGGGAACATTGAGTGGGCCTTACCTGTAAAACGACACACCATCCTACAGATCTGATTCCTTTATTTAGGCATATTGGTAACGGTtaaatttcctataggtgggtcccgagtttgggaacttgtattagatgagtcgtagcgTAGCCCAGAAATCTTTGGGAATCACTGGTCTAGTACTTACTGTCAGCTGGAGGCCTCTTCGCCCTTCTACAGAGCAGTAGCGTCACCGCCAATATGACGAGCAGCGCCACCGCCCCTAGGGCTCCACCTGCCGTGACCAAAGGATCTGGTGCTCTCGCTGAACCCTTCATGTCTTCCACCGGGGCTTCCGTGGTAGTGGTCGGGGCGTTCGTCGACCGGTGTGTTTTAGCCTCCTGTGGGAAAGATTGCAAGGAATTAGAGTCCAATGTTTCGAATTTGGTATCGGCTAATTTCAACCTAGGCCTAGGCTGAATCAGAACTAGGTAGAGCAACGTGAAGTCTTACTTAAAAAACACAATAGCATCGCGGTCTACGACTACTACCAGTATTCCACAAGAACAACCTAACATGTATTTTAATCCCATAGTGCAGCGCGCAGCGTCGTGACCCCATCTTGTCGCGATACATTATGACGTATGCGTCTTACACCACGTGGTAAGAGGCATTttaggtaaaataaataatatgtaggtaaattATTGACAGACCTTATTTACGTCTCATCCTTTTCGTACCAAAATTAAACGAAATCGtaataaacttttaatttatttttttataagtttaatAAGGTACACTTACCACAATCCTGCTGAACTCGGACGCAGCCTGGGTGGTGTAGGATCGGACCTTGGCCTCATAGGCCGTATCAGGCGTCAAATGAGACAGCACGTAACTTCTAGCCCCGCCTCCGGAGATAGCCACCTTGTCATAGATCCCCGCCGAGGCCAGCGCCCGGTAGTATATGTAGAAGCCCTCGGCTTGGACTTGCATGTTGTCGCCGATCGACCACTGTAACAATAGCCAGTATCGTAACAAAAACGCATTTGATTATTGACCTGACCTCTGCCAAGTATCAGTTACCAATAACTCTATGCCAATCTTATAGTACCTCCACACGGGGCTCACGCGGCAcactcgacatcctgctcactcgaGAGCAGGGTGAGCGGgatgaccagcgtgccgcgcgaACCCGTGCGCCCAGTGTGAACGCACCATTAGTTAATTTTGGTATGAATATACATAGATATATTGTACCTTGGAGAAGGGCATCAAAATAAAACTTGGGGAGGGGTAAAACAGAATTTGAGTTTCGGGGGTATTTGGGGAACCAATCATTTCTTTAGTGAAGGGCTTATAATTAAGCCTTTGACAAGAAAAGCACTTTTGATCTGTGACAGCCTCTAATCTGTGCCAGACTTTTCTATATACCGGTTAATCCCAGTTTATCAAAGAACCGGTATTAGCCACAGTTGACAGTCTGGTGGCACTTACCGTCCAATTAAGCTGTATGGTGTGCGGTGACAGAGCTTCTGCGCTAGTGAGTTGTGGTGCTCGTGGTATATGAGATACCCCGCGCTGGAGAAGGAACTTTGCCGAGCTGCGCCCTTGCTTGTTGTCCTGGTTGGAGTACACGGCTGCTATACGGAACCTAAGGTGAAACAAATTGAGGAATGAATATCATGAGAATGATATTAAGCTGGTTTAATACAAGATTTGCTTAGAATAGAATATAATAGAATAGACTTAATTGAtcacagtaagcacaaattataaacaataataacacaaaacgaatatagAAAATAATGTGCCATTGCGTCAATAGGCTCACGCTCAGCATTTATCATGACATGCACGTTATGTCAAGAAACTGGTCTTCCGCGAGGGCCCTTGTTGTGGCATCGCGCATCCCTTCGGAGAGACATCGACTCGAGTTCGATATCTCTCAAAAGGGGTGAGCAGTGAAGGAACACCGAACATTATAACACGACACGACATTATAAATAGACCTGTGTACGTGTCATTCTAAATTGTGAAATAGCTGTACTCTGTAATGTGATCTAAAAAATTGTGACTTACTTTGAACAAAGTTAATTATAATCTTAAAATACGACTACAAAACTTGCAATTTCCAAGGACTATACCATGTATTCTACTACCAGTTATTTTCTTCAGGAGCATCGAGGCATCGTCTCTGTATTAATCTTAATTTCCTTTCCAAAACAACTCTTAAGGTGAGCCACTCACTTGTAGTAAATGTTGGGGTGTAAGGTGTCCACCTCACATGCGTGTATATGCGGTTGTATGTCCCAGTTGCCCGTCTGCCACGACGAGTCACTTATGTTGGACACTTCTTTGTACTGGACCTGGACAAAAAATTACAACGTTATTCGGCTCTGTTTGTGTTTGCAAGACTGCCAGTTTTGGACTGCCATTGGCGCAGACTAAGAGTCAAAgaacacgatgcgttgcggcgcgcCGCACCGGGAAGGTTTCACCGtaaagctcgattcacacatcagtgaagccacagttccgtcacagtgtccgctcagttcagtatcagttgcgtcagtgaaatattttgaatattttaaaatgtcagagaactgtttcaatattcttgttcagaaactatgaagtaagttattttgtttttgatgccgcGACGGCGTCCGTGATCCGATCCGAAAATATCGTCGTCAACGAATACGTCCGTGATTGCCGGTGTCGGCACTGACACTGAGAGCACTGTGtcgtcactgacactgacaagtggggatgcgttcatagaaactgtatgaaagaatatttcacactgtgccggtactgagcctgaactgtgacttcactgatgtgtgaatcgagcttaGCGCGCGGCGCGGTgccgcaccgctcgtgtgccgccacagatatttctaagtatttattatattggcTCTAATAATGTTTCGTGCTTACCTTATAAAACTGTATAGTCAAGCCATGGTTAGGCTGCGTCCACGACACCATCACGCTGGTGTCAGACAACCGGGTGACGTTGGGTCTGGATGGCGGCATCATCACCACTGcacaaaaagaagaatttgACAATGTTAGGTAGTTGACCACCATTATGCAATAATTCAAAGCATAACTTATTTAGAACAACTTCACTTCTCAGAAATCCACTTAGATTTTTAGTTGCTACGAATTCAATGGTTAGTAAATCGAGTTGGAGATAAGTTTCAATCTAGGTTTCAAAGTGAACTGAGGGAATTAAAATTAACGAGTACTTAGtcatttcaattttaaaacGTTTCTTACCTTTGTGTTTTCTTGGATTTTTCCCTCTGTGTCTTTTCGGCGCTTGGAACGCACTGTGCATAGTTTTGGGAGCTTCAGCTGAATAATCCTGCAACAAAAAATcaacaataaacaaattatctagtcaataaaattgtattggactgggtgttttctatgtataatatgtatgtatttacaaaaaaaagtatataagtatgtttatatccgttgtccagtacccatagtacaagctttgcttagtttgggactagaagcgcagtgaaaaatgtccaaggatatttataatATAAACTCTAAGATATGATTAAAGTGCCAAATGGCAATTTTACAATATACATTCTTTCAGTGAGTGGTATGGTACCAGACCACTTTATTGTCGAAACTCATGTTACTTACTCTCATAACTACATTATCTTGACCCTACTGGTAAGCAAACTTGGAACCCAGACGACTTCTCTCTACTGCCTCATGTTTAAAATACATGGTATAATCTAAAATAAGCACAAGCAAGCAAACCGGCGACCGCCAATCAAACTGTACGAAACAAGTTTGCAACTTCTGAGCTGTAATTCAACTTTAGAGAATGCATTTCAGAGTCATAGTTGCCTATTTTAACAATTGACCCGATTCTGAGTTCATTCATCTGTCTACAGAGCTTTACAGAGCAAAGTAGTCCTAATTTTCTTTTGAAGTACCTACTAAacatcttttaaattaaaaaaacgaTAGCTGTAACGGTAAAAAGGAAACGAAATCCTGCCCGTATGTAGCGCTGCCATTTGATATTATTGTGAGATGATACACAGATCCCGATAGACAGCTCTATACCATagtaataaatacgtaaatagCATACCATATCCTCAGATATCTGCTTCGGCACGACAGTCAGCATGGCGGCCTCGTAAGCGCAGCCGAGTGAGTTGCAAGCGAAGCACTGCACCACACCAGCGTGTCGCTTCTCTACAGGTCGGATGAACAGCTCTGTGTCTATAGAgacaaaaacaaacattttaattataattaacaatCAATCTTGTTAAGTATAACTACTATAGGCATTTGCCACTCACTACATCCAACTAAGGGATGGTTCCCACTTTGGTCAGCAAGTTGAGTTGGTCAATCAATATCTTGTTCATATTATAGCTTCAACCTATAGTCCGCGTCAAGAGACTcctacaataaattaaatattaaaaatcggTTGACTTGAAATAGTCTGGACTGGTCCGGTTAGGTTTTGCGCTTAAAGATAGCTCCATACGCATTAATAAGAGCAATTAGGAGTCTACCTAATTGTTCTCAACGTTGCTGACGTCTAATAGCATAGAAATAACGCTAACGTAATGAAAACAATTGAATTCGACAAACTTACCTGCAGTCCTATTGCCCTTAGAGCTCTGCACTGGTTCAGAGTTCAGGACCCAGGTAATGGTTGGTGGTGGTTGTCCGTGAGGGATCCCACAAGCGATGTGCGCCTCCCCTCCCTCCGTGGCGTTCACGTTCCGAGCTGACCCCTCCCAGGATGGGGCTTGGAGGGCAATCACTTTCCATGAACGACGAACTTCGTTGGCAGAGCAGGAATAGACGTCCTAAGAAGAAAATTTATTTAAGGTTTTATTTTTCGTACTTTACTATAAGTATTCAGCAGTAAAAGGATCATGACGAAGTGAACTAACCTCATCATCAGCAGTGAAAGGATCAATGACGAGCATGTGGCCGTGTTTGCCGCGGATCTGGCCATTTCTCTCCCGGCTCCACACCACGCGTGGGGGTGGCGAGCCCACGGCCCCACACCACAGCCGTAGAACTTCTCTCGGTCGTACTGACACTGTCAAGACTCCGTCGTTGTCTATGTTACCCACGTACTCTTCGGATTCGAGGAACCTTTTCGTCAATGATTTACATTAGAAGGATagaaagaaaaaagttttatgGAGTAAGTAACAATTATTACATGAACAAAACTGAAATAGGTTTCGAAAACTTCCTGCAGTAATTTaacaatttcaaatattttatttcagttgCAAGATGGAACGTGAAAATGCGTATTTCATGCATGCCACGATGAAATAAACTGAACACTGAATAAAAATGAAACGTGTAATGTATACATTTTTGCagtctttttaaaataataaatgggtATTTATTATTTCCATCATTTTTGCCAACAATAACCAATTCTAAGAATAAACTGAATATTTAACAACGTAGAGTGAATTAATTCGACGTTATAATGGCGGACGCCAATATTGCCAAAATTTTACTCGGAACTGCATGAAAAGTCTACAAAATCGTGGATTTCCCAATGAATGGACCTTTCTGTAATACAATATTCATAATTTGAgaaaaagtggccaaaaagttgatatcacaaccttattccaactgtGTTACGAAGTTTTTGGCTACTTTTAGTGTCACGAACTACGATGCTGACTACATGTAAAAAATGTGCAAAGGTTAACCAAACTTTTTGAGCATAAAGATTAAGCTAAACTAACTTGACTTCACTATGCCCGTGCTGGATCTTCAGGTGGACTTTCTCGGGCAAGTCCACGGTCCTCCCAGAGGGCTCGTTGGTGGCCGAACAGCCGTACATGCCGCTGTCGTCTGACGTCACGTTGTGCAGCACCAGCACTCCGTGAGGAGTCTCCAGCGGCTTCTTTGAACCCTGCGACAAGGAGCAAGCTATTTCTTAAGATAGGGTATGAtaccgctggggcagaaaagttctcgagtggcgaccacgagccggaagacgtagtgtgggcaggccccccactaggtggaccgaagatctggtgaaAATCATGATCATGTAGAGGCGATGGCGTATCCACACATGCCAGGTGGCACGGCCGGCGGCCAACCCGGTGGTCGTGCATCTTTTACTGACAAGGCAGACTGAAAGCCGGCGGCAAACCCGGCGGCATAAGCCGCGGCATGTGTGGATACGCCACGACAAAACAACATCGAACTGCTGATGCGCAATTTGAAGGTTGATCTTGTCTAGCCTACTCAAATAAAGTCTTTCAGTTTACAGTCAAACAGGTCTTAGATAAAGTATATAGAACCCTTTCGCTGTCTATCGAGTCCCTTTCTCCAACAATTATTTGAAGATACTTAAATGAGTTTGGGAGACGTGTGATTACCTATACAACTGCAATGTTAATATATGACGTAACGTAACTGATGAATAGCTGATCCTCTTGACTGGCTGCCTTTTTTCTCAAACTCACCTTGTTCTCTTTCCACCACGTGATGACGGCAGGCGGCTCCGACACCGGCTCCTTACAGTGCAGCACAACGGTGTTGTGTGGAGGAGAGCTGATGACCCTCGTGTTTGGGCGGACACTGACCAGCTCTACTCATGCTATTGATACAGTCTTAGCTGTTTTTTTTGCACTAACTCACCTTGTTCTCTTTCCACCACGTGATGACAGCAGGTGGCTCCGACACCGGCTCCTTGCAGTGCAGCACGACAGTGTTGTGTGGGGGAGAGCTGATGACCCTCGTGTTGGGTCATACGCTGCCCAGCTCCACTCGCGCTACTGATAGAAGCTTGGCTGTTTCTTCCCACCAACTTACCTTATTTTCTTTCCACCAGGTGATGACGGCAGGCGGCTCCGACACGGGCTCTTTACAGTGCAGTACAACAGTGTTGTGTGGAGGAGAGCTGATGACCCTGGTGTTAGGACGAACGCTGCCCAACTCCACTCGCGCTACTGACAGGCGCGCGGGAACTGAGACCAGGCTGATCCCGCCGTACCAGACCACACACTGGAAGAATGAGGTAAAGTTAGTATGTAGGTTGTCTGCTATCTATAATTAACCCTAAATAACTTCACTTGTTGGGtttttttggcggtcaagctgtagatcctggcaccacaggagttgcagcggtgggaacaagggAGAACAGTTCTGATTTAAAGTTACTGTAAAGATTTCGATGGCCACTTAGTAGGTAGTTCTAATTCTAGTATCGTAGCATTGTGCTGTTGTCCCATATGTTTAGATAGACAAATAAACGTAAATCATTCAGATAATGATTCGGGACGTGTCATATAAAGCGATTGCAACATACAGCTCTCTCAATGAGCGTTTACCACTCAATCGAAAAGCAATATCTTTGATTAATTTCGGGTTACATTTGTTATCGTTACTGTCAATTATGCCAGCACTGTTAATGTAATCAGTAGATTGAAAAATAACCCGATTATGGACTCTACTCCTAAAAGACACCTCTGCAAATGGGAAATCTTAATCTGCCCACGGTGGCTCCTCAACAAGCTTTCAGTAGGTATCTAATAATGTTATTCAAAAGGCATCACTTAAACTTCACTGACCTGGTACAGCGAGGTGGGTGTATCCTCTTTAACATTGACAGTCAGCCTGGTAGAAGTCTTGTCCGTGGTGCCATTCGCATCCCTCCACCGAGGGTCATCCACAGGCCTCCATCGCCATGCCAGCCTGTCTCCGGGCACGTTCACCACGCAGTCGAAAGCCACTTCATCACCGACTGGCGCTGCCACCGGCTGAGGGTACTTCTTGAACATCATCCCGATGTCTGAAAGAAAGTTAAGCTTGAGTCAAGAATGTTCTAAGTTCTGGTAATTTGTAAATACTAGTAACTAACTACGCAAAACTTACGTAATTATCTGAAAATATGACCGTATTTCCCTAAAATATTCctgtattaccacagaataataataagtactacacgAGTATTACTTAGTCAGACTTACAGTAACCACAACTCGAAATATACCACGCAACTTTCTACATGTTATAAAATAGAACTGGGCACCTATTACGCTAAACATTTTCATCTTCAACGTGCCCgaacgtcagctgttttgacaaatccgtatcgcagaatcgaagaaatcgaagaagcgcgtctgtattggagacgttaaaaatttgcgtaatcggggctctggtttCACTCTGCTTCTACGGCTGTTATTCAATTGCTTTGTGATCTATCACTATTTTCTGGGAAGACTCAAACTAGATATTAACACCGATAATTTTGTCCTCAATTtagtaatattatgtaggtcAGTCAGACAGTCGTAtttactttatcaaaattcCAAAATCGCTTAAGGCAGCAATGATCCATTGTTAAACATACAACAAAGCTTAGAAGCTATAAACCGCCTTAAAACAAAGGCGGCAAAACGCGAAGATAGCGTAGCGATATTAACGTTTGAGGTGGGTTGAAATATCGCCCAGTTTCCTTTGAGAAATGGCTTTGGAAATGATTCTTCAGTCAGAAACAGACCCAGCACAAAGAGTGTCGGATAAATGGTGTCAATACACGATGCCAATAGAGCTTCGCTTAAGGGACCTTACAGCAAACCGCAAAGATTTATTAACTAACTAATAAAGCAActaaataat
This genomic stretch from Ostrinia nubilalis chromosome 14, ilOstNubi1.1, whole genome shotgun sequence harbors:
- the LOC135077985 gene encoding interference hedgehog-like, producing the protein MVPAYLLLLAAFSPVLADIGMMFKKYPQPVAAPVGDEVAFDCVVNVPGDRLAWRWRPVDDPRWRDANGTTDKTSTRLTVNVKEDTPTSLYQCVVWYGGISLVSVPARLSVARVELGSVRPNTRVISSPPHNTVVLHCKEPVSEPPAVITWWKENKGSKKPLETPHGVLVLHNVTSDDSGMYGCSATNEPSGRTVDLPEKVHLKIQHGHSEVKFLESEEYVGNIDNDGVLTVSVRPREVLRLWCGAVGSPPPRVVWSRERNGQIRGKHGHMLVIDPFTADDEDVYSCSANEVRRSWKVIALQAPSWEGSARNVNATEGGEAHIACGIPHGQPPPTITWVLNSEPVQSSKGNRTADTELFIRPVEKRHAGVVQCFACNSLGCAYEAAMLTVVPKQISEDMDYSAEAPKTMHSAFQAPKRHRGKNPRKHKVVMMPPSRPNVTRLSDTSVMVSWTQPNHGLTIQFYKVQYKEVSNISDSSWQTGNWDIQPHIHACEVDTLHPNIYYKFRIAAVYSNQDNKQGRSSAKFLLQRGVSHIPRAPQLTSAEALSPHTIQLNWTWSIGDNMQVQAEGFYIYYRALASAGIYDKVAISGGGARSYVLSHLTPDTAYEAKVRSYTTQAASEFSRIVEAKTHRSTNAPTTTTEAPVEDMKGSARAPDPLVTAGGALGAVALLVILAVTLLLCRRAKRPPADKEKGSVPETGGANGYIQAKVPITITANPMHAEGGDGGVEMSFLHNNNCGNNGSNDDTLPHSRKNGPTNRQYV